CTGTCACATTGCAGGACATTATTTCATGGTACGCATCGTCCTTCTCCATGAGAAACCTATTTTGTGGCGtataattctttttatatttcaaaccaatcaagtttaattattttcagGTGGTTCATGCCTATAAATGTTGGAATCACCTTTCTAGTAGGAGGTATTCTTGGATGGTTGGTTGTCAAGCTGCTCAACCCAAAACCCCAACTTCATGGTCTCATAATCGCGACATGTGCCTCAGGTAACATTAATTTTGCAAAATCTATAACAAAGGAGATTCTTACGAAATCTAACGTGaatgaatgatatatatatatataggcaaTATGGGAAACCTTATGCTTATTCTGGTCCCTGCCATTTGTGATGAGGAAGGCAGTCCTTTTGGGAATCGAAGTGTCTGCAGATCCATTGGACTATCCTACGCATCTTTCTCTATGGCCGTAAGTCAAAACCAAACATATATCATCATTTCTGATCAGAGTTTTGTAATGATAATAGTGACTTTCTTTTTTGGGCGCCGGGGGTCTCATGCAGCTCGGGGGTTTCTATATTTGGACATACAGTTACCAACTTGTGAGAAGCTCTGCTACGCAGTTCAGAGCTCTTGAAGCCGCCGGTTTGGCCAAGTCTCCCAACAAGGAAATCGACTCTGATCCCCGGACTCTTCTCCTGAAGCCGCAACAAAACCAAGACCTTGAAATCCAAGTGAAAGAAAAGGTGTCTACGGGGACATACATCAAAGACTTGCTCCATCAGATTCTTGAGGAACTCTTTGCGCCACCCACTATTGGTGCCgtaagtaaaaataattaagaaatcaTTTCTCAAatcaatactaaaaaaaaagatgcatGATTTCATATGTTTTCTGTTGCATTCAGATTCTTGGTTTCGTCTTCGGAGCAACCAATTGGCTGAGGAATCTTATAATCGGGGAGAATGCCCCGTTACGAGTCATCCAAGATTCAGTGAAACTACTTGGGTATGAACTTGCTTGCGAGCACGTCTTTTAGACATCACgaataactaaatataattaagttgATTTGGCACTGGCAGGGACGGCACAATACCTTGCATCACACTCATACTTGGGGGCAACCTGATTCAGGGTCTGCGTTCCTCAGCCGTGAAAACGTCAGTGATTGTGGGAGTGATCTGTGTGAGGTATATCATCCTTCCCGTGGTGGGTGTAGGGGTGGTTCAATTAGCATGGAATTTAGGTTATCTTCCTCCGGACCCTCTCTTCCGATACGTTCTCATGCTTCAGTTCACACTTCCACCTGCCATGAATATCAGTAATTTTCCtcaaaccctttttttttaatatattaacagagaaataatcaatcaatcaaatcaTTTCATGTTGTGGATTGCAGGTACAATGGCACAGCTGTTCGACGTCGCTCAAGATGAGTGCTCGGTCATCTTTTTGTGGACCTATTTGGTTGCATCCTTAGCCCTCACCGTGTGGTCAACCATATTCCTCTCTATTCTCTCCTGAATCTGCAAATGGTTGTATTACTTGTATTGGTGTATATTAAGTACTATGTTTGGTTTGTTTGAGTACCAGTGTATTCATGTTGCAAAATAAAACAGAGAAAGAAGACCTAAAAGAAGTCTtgtctctgttttcttttcttttctttttttctaaaaatgaggtcccatagagagagagagaacccaAGTAGGAGGAGAGGCGTGTTGAAGTTGAGCacataataaagaaagaaatgtG
This Brassica napus cultivar Da-Ae unplaced genomic scaffold, Da-Ae ScsIHWf_2833;HRSCAF=3613, whole genome shotgun sequence DNA region includes the following protein-coding sequences:
- the LOC106426411 gene encoding protein PIN-LIKES 7-like is translated as MGFLELLEVASMPIVQVLLISVLGAFLATDYCSLLSADTRRSVNKLVFVVFTPCIMFANLAQTVTLQDIISWWFMPINVGITFLVGGILGWLVVKLLNPKPQLHGLIIATCASGNMGNLMLILVPAICDEEGSPFGNRSVCRSIGLSYASFSMALGGFYIWTYSYQLVRSSATQFRALEAAGLAKSPNKEIDSDPRTLLLKPQQNQDLEIQVKEKVSTGTYIKDLLHQILEELFAPPTIGAILGFVFGATNWLRNLIIGENAPLRVIQDSVKLLGDGTIPCITLILGGNLIQGLRSSAVKTSVIVGVICVRYIILPVVGVGVVQLAWNLGYLPPDPLFRYVLMLQFTLPPAMNISTMAQLFDVAQDECSVIFLWTYLVASLALTVWSTIFLSILS